TGCAGCTTCTGGCCTTTTGCCCATATGAGCGCCATCAACTCCTTGGAGGAAAAAGATAATCACCCAGAACCTACTTTTGATATTAATTTTGCGGTAAACGTAATGGCATGTTCCCTACCTTTTTCTACTCTGTTAATTATAGGGATTTTTTCTTTTAGTGACTTTTTTATCAGCGCGCCTGCCTTGCTAGGTATTGGTCTAACTGCCCTTGGAATTTCATATGCCCCCCATATTTTCAAATCAAAGAGCTTTTTAAGAGATCGGGAAAAAGAAAAGTTCAATTCGCCAAGCGTAAAAGGCAGCTTCAAATCTAAAAATTCTTGATAGTGCACCTTAGAAAGGTTAGACCGTTAAAAAAGAGAAAGCAAGTTAACCTTTTAAGTCAATAAGTTTCCTTTAACCATTTGTACGGCTTACGGTTAATCCATAAGCCTCTGGTAAAGTCCGGAAAATCTTGAGGTTCACCATTATTGGCAAGGGAAAGTTCCGAAAGCGGTGTTACCGCACTCCAGGCTGCCGCATCATAGGCATCCATAGGTGGGGCAATGTTGGCTTTGGCAGATTCAACGAAAGAATTCAATACAAAGAAGTCCATTCCGCCATGTCCTGCATCCAGAGCATATTCACCGTACTTTTTCCATAAAGGATGATCATACTTGTTCAACCAATCGGTAGCCTCGTCCCATTGGTGCGATTCCGATTTACCTTCTACGTAAATTCTATTACCATCAACCTCCCATAATCCGTTAGCACCTTGCACTCTAAACCCTAAGGAATAGGGTCTAGGTAAATTACAATCGTGGGTAATAATTATCGTTTCTCCGTTTGCGGTATCTATGGTAGTCGTAATAACATCTCCTTGCTTAAACTTAACCTTAGCGTTTGGGTGGTCCTTTCCACCAACTTGAACAATGTAGTTGTGCAGACCAATTGCTTTCGTAGCATGCGATGTTAAGGACATAAATCTATTGCCACGGTTTATATCTGCCATTACCGCAATAGGACCCAACCCATGCGTGGGATATACATCGGCGTTTCTCTTTACGGAGTGATGGGTACGCCATTTAGATTCTGAAATTCCCTTTTCACCAAATT
This genomic window from Maribacter sp. MJ134 contains:
- a CDS encoding Gfo/Idh/MocA family protein; the encoded protein is MGTRRNFIRNTSIAGAGLFAVPSFASKLYSPADKLNVALIGVGLRGTNHLQNLLLRKDINVEAICDIDPKRISIAKDLITKEGAKDPLIFGANDYDYRNLLELKEIDAVVISTPWLWHTRMAVDSMKAGKYTGVEVSASNTMEECWDLVNTHEATGSHLMILENVNYRRDILAVLNMVKGNVFGELVHFRCGYQHDLRHVKFNDGKTAYGKGAEFGEKGISESKWRTHHSVKRNADVYPTHGLGPIAVMADINRGNRFMSLTSHATKAIGLHNYIVQVGGKDHPNAKVKFKQGDVITTTIDTANGETIIITHDCNLPRPYSLGFRVQGANGLWEVDGNRIYVEGKSESHQWDEATDWLNKYDHPLWKKYGEYALDAGHGGMDFFVLNSFVESAKANIAPPMDAYDAAAWSAVTPLSELSLANNGEPQDFPDFTRGLWINRKPYKWLKETY